Proteins encoded within one genomic window of Brenneria nigrifluens DSM 30175 = ATCC 13028:
- a CDS encoding AEC family transporter, with amino-acid sequence MPAFISSLWHQISLSLPLFVLIALGYGLIRYGKWPTAITDGMSRFVFSVAMPAMLFRLMSDFSQRPAVDARLLIAFFGSCLIVFILGRIVARRVFHLDGVSGSIFSLSGIFSNNVMLGLPIATLMLGEEALPSVALVVVFNGLILWTLVTISVEWARNGALSLQGFTKTALGVLKNPLIIGIISGTAFSLTGLSLPFYVDQPLSMLGQIAMPLSLIALGMGLAEYQIRDGWQISSAICAIKLLVQPLVIWGIAVALNLPETETRAVVLLGSMSVGVNVYLMSRQFNVLGAPVASSLLLSTALAALTTPLILTLMGVRL; translated from the coding sequence ATGCCCGCATTTATCAGTTCGCTCTGGCACCAGATTTCTCTCTCTTTACCGCTGTTTGTTTTGATCGCGCTGGGTTACGGCCTGATCCGTTATGGAAAATGGCCGACCGCCATTACCGACGGCATGAGTCGCTTTGTCTTCTCGGTGGCGATGCCGGCCATGTTATTCCGCCTGATGAGCGATTTTTCCCAACGTCCCGCGGTCGACGCCCGGCTGCTGATCGCTTTTTTCGGCAGTTGCCTGATCGTCTTTATACTGGGCCGCATTGTGGCGCGCCGGGTTTTTCATCTGGACGGCGTTTCCGGGTCCATTTTTTCGCTGAGCGGCATCTTTTCCAACAATGTCATGCTCGGTCTGCCCATCGCCACGCTGATGTTGGGTGAAGAGGCGCTCCCTTCCGTGGCGCTGGTGGTGGTGTTTAACGGTCTGATTCTCTGGACGTTGGTGACGATATCGGTGGAGTGGGCGCGCAACGGAGCGCTGTCGCTGCAAGGGTTTACCAAAACCGCGCTGGGAGTGCTGAAAAACCCGTTGATTATCGGCATTATTTCCGGGACGGCGTTCAGCCTGACAGGTCTGTCGCTGCCGTTTTACGTCGACCAGCCGCTGAGTATGCTGGGGCAGATTGCGATGCCGCTATCGCTGATCGCCCTGGGAATGGGGCTGGCGGAATACCAGATCCGCGACGGCTGGCAAATCAGCAGCGCCATTTGCGCCATCAAACTGCTGGTTCAGCCGCTGGTAATTTGGGGCATCGCGGTCGCGCTCAACCTGCCGGAAACGGAGACGCGGGCGGTGGTATTGCTGGGCTCAATGTCAGTGGGGGTGAACGTCTATCTGATGTCGCGCCAGTTCAACGTGCTGGGCGCTCCGGTGGCGTCGAGCTTGCTGCTGTCGACGGCGCTCGCCGCACTGACCACCCCGCTGATCCTGACCCTGATGGGCGTACGATTATAG